A window of the Drosophila kikkawai strain 14028-0561.14 unplaced genomic scaffold, DkikHiC1v2 scaffold_11, whole genome shotgun sequence genome harbors these coding sequences:
- the LOC138929295 gene encoding uncharacterized protein, translating into MEYNGSVCARNWVTQLQNIGKVYNLDDGCMHMLLIAKLKGNAQRWLHANATRILEPADQLCEQLIMTFGVKMSKGELRSAFQRRQWLPEEKFAAYFEDKVMLANDINIDLEELLENIIEGIPAPALRNQARIQCFSEPMQILRAFAEVRLPERKTGGTSTKQLSGRVASNKDLRCANCNSKGHFAKECLKPKREPGSCYACGTMGHFVGQCPERKSANTNNYNAS; encoded by the exons ATGGAATACAACGGCAGCGTGTGTGCGCGCAATTGGGTCACACAGCTTCAGAACATTGGCAAGGTGTATAATTTAGACGATGGCTGCATGCATATGCTTCTGATTGCCAAACTGAAGGGAAACGCACAACGCTGGCTGCACGCAAACGCCACGCGCATTCTGGAGCCGGCCGATCAACTTTGCGAACAACTTATTATGACGTTTGGCGTTAAAATGTCCAAAGGAGAGCTGAGAAGCGCATTCCAAAGACGTCAATGGCTTCCAGAAGAGAAGTTCGCCGCTTATTTCGAGGACAAGGTCATGCTAGCTAACGACATCAACATCGATTTGGAGGAGCTTCTGGAGAACATCATAGAAGGGATTCCAGCACCAGCGCTGCGCAACCAGGCGCGCATACAGTGCTTTTCCGAGCCGATGCAGATTCTGAGAGCCTTCGCGGAAGTCCGTTTACCAGAGCGCAAAACTGGAGGCACTTCGACAAAGCAGCTATCTGGAAGAGTTGCATCCAATAAGGACTTGCGGTGCGCCAACTGCAACTCCAAAGGGCACTTCGCCAAGGAGTGCCTCAAACCGAAGAGGGAGCCCGGTTCCTGCTACGCCTGTGGCACGATGGGACATTTCGTCGGACAGTGTCCGGAACGCAAGAGTGCGAACACAAACAACTAT AATGCCTCATAG